The nucleotide sequence TTGCTGGTGGCGCCCCTATTCGCCGACCGCTATTTGCTATCGGTGCTGATCCTGATCTTCTATTTCGCGTTCGTCGGCCAAGCCTGGAACGTGATGATGGGCTTCGCGGGCCAGCTCTCGCTGGGCCACGCGCTTTACGTTGGCGTCGGCGCCTATGTCTCGGCCGCACTCTGGGTGAAGTTCGGCATCGGCCCGTGGGCGGGCGTGCTCGCCGCGATTGCGGCCTGCGTGGCGCTGGGCCTCGTCATTGGGGCACTCGGCTTTCGCTTCGGCATCGAAGGCGTCTATTTCGCGATGCTGACCATCGCGATCGCCGAATTCGTGCGCATCGCCTTCGATCATATGGAATGGACGGGCAAGGCGGGCGGCTTCTTCCTGCCGGTGCGCGCCGATGCGGCGGGCGAGTGGTGGAATCTGCGTGGCGGACCGCTGCTGTTCTATTATGTGGGCTTGGCGTTGATGGCGGGCGCGTTCGTTTTGTGCGCCATGCTGCGCCGGTCGCGCATCGGCCATCAATGGCTGGCGATCCGCGAGGACGAACAGGCCGCGCGGGCGCTGGGCATCGACGTGTTCCGCGCCAAGCTGATCGCGGTCGCGATCTCCTCGGCGATGACCGGCATCGGCGGCGTGTTCTACGCCTTCTATTACAACAACCTGTTCCCGGCGCAGGTCTTCGACATTTCGCGCTCGATCGAATTGATCCTCGGCCCCATCGTCGGCGGGCTCGGCACGCTGTTCGGGCCGATCCTGGGCGCCTTCATCCTCACACCGCTGGGCGAAGCTTTGATCGGCGCCACTGAGCGCTTGGGCGTGAACGTGCCGGGCGCCAAGGCCGTGTTCTACGGCGTGGCATTGATGGCGATCATCTACGCCGCGCCCTCGGGCGTGTGGCCGTGGCTCAAGAAGAAGCTGGGGCTCGCATGACGCAGCCCATCCTCAGCGTGAAGGGCGTCACCCAGCGCTTTCGCGGCCTCGTCGCCGTCGATGACGTGTCGTTCGACGTCGCCAAGGGCCAGATCTACGCGGTGATCGGCCCGAACGGGGCCGGCAAGACCACGTTGTTCAACCTGATCGCCGGCGTCTACACGCCCGCTGCCGGCACGATCGAGTTCGAGGGTGCACGGATCGACGGCCTGGCGCCGGAGAGGATCTGTACACGCGGGATCGCGCGCACCTTCCAGATCGTGCGGCCGTTCCCGGGTTTGACCACGCTGGAAAACGCGACGATCGGCGCTTTGCTGCGCGATGCCGATCCCGACGCCGCCACCGGACACGCGGGCGAAATCCTGCGGCGCCTGGATCTATGGGACAAGCGCGACGCGCGCGCGGGCGCCTTGACGCTGCCCGACCGCAAGCGGCTGGAAGTCGCGCGCGCCTTGGCGACGAAGCCCA is from Alphaproteobacteria bacterium and encodes:
- a CDS encoding branched-chain amino acid ABC transporter permease; this translates as MKALARIWNATNPRARAALALFFGALLVAPLFADRYLLSVLILIFYFAFVGQAWNVMMGFAGQLSLGHALYVGVGAYVSAALWVKFGIGPWAGVLAAIAACVALGLVIGALGFRFGIEGVYFAMLTIAIAEFVRIAFDHMEWTGKAGGFFLPVRADAAGEWWNLRGGPLLFYYVGLALMAGAFVLCAMLRRSRIGHQWLAIREDEQAARALGIDVFRAKLIAVAISSAMTGIGGVFYAFYYNNLFPAQVFDISRSIELILGPIVGGLGTLFGPILGAFILTPLGEALIGATERLGVNVPGAKAVFYGVALMAIIYAAPSGVWPWLKKKLGLA
- a CDS encoding ABC transporter ATP-binding protein; amino-acid sequence: MTQPILSVKGVTQRFRGLVAVDDVSFDVAKGQIYAVIGPNGAGKTTLFNLIAGVYTPAAGTIEFEGARIDGLAPERICTRGIARTFQIVRPFPGLTTLENATIGALLRDADPDAATGHAGEILRRLDLWDKRDARAGALTLPDRKRLEVARALATKPKLLLLDEVMAGLRPTETDRLVAIFRELARETGVTILLIEHVMRAVMALAERILVLHHGAKLVEGAPADIVRDKRVLDSYLGAEALG